A genomic region of Bubalus kerabau isolate K-KA32 ecotype Philippines breed swamp buffalo chromosome 10, PCC_UOA_SB_1v2, whole genome shotgun sequence contains the following coding sequences:
- the LIN52 gene encoding protein lin-52 homolog isoform X4 has translation MGRVRKSFICVTSWLSSISNHRTQISRRPGTDLEASLLSFEKLDRASPDLWPEQLPGVAEFAASFKSPITSSPPKWMAEIERDDIDMLKELGSLTTANLMEKVRGLQNLAYQLGLDEYYSSTLGVDIYLTP, from the exons ATGGGGAGAGTAAGGAAATCGTTTATTTGTGTAACATCATGGCTCAGTAGCATCAGTAATCATAGAACTCAAATCTCTAGACGTCCAG GGACAGATCTAGAAGCATCTTTGCTAAGTTTTGAAAAACTTGACCGGGCCTCACCAGACCTTTGGCCAGAACAAT taccaGGTGTTGCTGAATTTGCAGCTTCCTTCAAAAGT CCTATTACTAGCTCTCCACCCAAATGGATGGCTGAAATAGAACGTGATGACATCGACATGTTGAAAG AACTGGGGAGCCTCACCACAGCTAACTTGATGGAGAAGGTACGAGGCCTTCAGAACCTGGCCTATCAGTTGGGGCTGGATGAAT ATTATTCATCTACTCTAGGGGTTGACATTTACTTGACACCCTAA
- the LIN52 gene encoding protein lin-52 homolog isoform X13 translates to MGRVRKSFICVTSWLSSISNHRTQISRRPGTDLEASLLSFEKLDRASPDLWPEQLPGVAEFAASFKSPITSSPPKWMAEIERDDIDMLKELGSLTTANLMEKPER, encoded by the exons ATGGGGAGAGTAAGGAAATCGTTTATTTGTGTAACATCATGGCTCAGTAGCATCAGTAATCATAGAACTCAAATCTCTAGACGTCCAG GGACAGATCTAGAAGCATCTTTGCTAAGTTTTGAAAAACTTGACCGGGCCTCACCAGACCTTTGGCCAGAACAAT taccaGGTGTTGCTGAATTTGCAGCTTCCTTCAAAAGT CCTATTACTAGCTCTCCACCCAAATGGATGGCTGAAATAGAACGTGATGACATCGACATGTTGAAAG AACTGGGGAGCCTCACCACAGCTAACTTGATGGAGAAG
- the LIN52 gene encoding protein lin-52 homolog isoform X6 — translation MGRVRKSFICVTSWLSSISNHRTQISRRPGTDLEASLLSFEKLDRASPDLWPEQLPGVAEFAASFKSPITSSPPKWMAEIERDDIDMLKELGSLTTANLMEKVRGLQNLAYQLGLDEFHRCQG, via the exons ATGGGGAGAGTAAGGAAATCGTTTATTTGTGTAACATCATGGCTCAGTAGCATCAGTAATCATAGAACTCAAATCTCTAGACGTCCAG GGACAGATCTAGAAGCATCTTTGCTAAGTTTTGAAAAACTTGACCGGGCCTCACCAGACCTTTGGCCAGAACAAT taccaGGTGTTGCTGAATTTGCAGCTTCCTTCAAAAGT CCTATTACTAGCTCTCCACCCAAATGGATGGCTGAAATAGAACGTGATGACATCGACATGTTGAAAG AACTGGGGAGCCTCACCACAGCTAACTTGATGGAGAAGGTACGAGGCCTTCAGAACCTGGCCTATCAGTTGGGGCTGGATGAAT
- the LIN52 gene encoding protein lin-52 homolog isoform X9, with amino-acid sequence MGRVRKSFICVTSWLSSISNHRTQISRRPGTDLEASLLSFEKLDRASPDLWPEQLPGVAEFAASFKSPITSSPPKWMAEIERDDIDMLKELGSLTTANLMEKVRGLQNLAYQLGLDE; translated from the exons ATGGGGAGAGTAAGGAAATCGTTTATTTGTGTAACATCATGGCTCAGTAGCATCAGTAATCATAGAACTCAAATCTCTAGACGTCCAG GGACAGATCTAGAAGCATCTTTGCTAAGTTTTGAAAAACTTGACCGGGCCTCACCAGACCTTTGGCCAGAACAAT taccaGGTGTTGCTGAATTTGCAGCTTCCTTCAAAAGT CCTATTACTAGCTCTCCACCCAAATGGATGGCTGAAATAGAACGTGATGACATCGACATGTTGAAAG AACTGGGGAGCCTCACCACAGCTAACTTGATGGAGAAGGTACGAGGCCTTCAGAACCTGGCCTATCAGTTGGGGCTGGATGAAT
- the LIN52 gene encoding protein lin-52 homolog isoform X5, giving the protein MGRVRKSFICVTSWLSSISNHRTQISRRPGTDLEASLLSFEKLDRASPDLWPEQLPGVAEFAASFKSPITSSPPKWMAEIERDDIDMLKELGSLTTANLMEKVRGLQNLAYQLGLDECCHRAAG; this is encoded by the exons ATGGGGAGAGTAAGGAAATCGTTTATTTGTGTAACATCATGGCTCAGTAGCATCAGTAATCATAGAACTCAAATCTCTAGACGTCCAG GGACAGATCTAGAAGCATCTTTGCTAAGTTTTGAAAAACTTGACCGGGCCTCACCAGACCTTTGGCCAGAACAAT taccaGGTGTTGCTGAATTTGCAGCTTCCTTCAAAAGT CCTATTACTAGCTCTCCACCCAAATGGATGGCTGAAATAGAACGTGATGACATCGACATGTTGAAAG AACTGGGGAGCCTCACCACAGCTAACTTGATGGAGAAGGTACGAGGCCTTCAGAACCTGGCCTATCAGTTGGGGCTGGATGAAT
- the LIN52 gene encoding protein lin-52 homolog isoform X11: MGRVRKSFICVTSWLSSISNHRTQISRRPGTDLEASLLSFEKLDRASPDLWPEQLPGVAEFAASFKSPITSSPPKWMAEIERDDIDMLKELGSLTTANLMEKVFCLESSGTY; encoded by the exons ATGGGGAGAGTAAGGAAATCGTTTATTTGTGTAACATCATGGCTCAGTAGCATCAGTAATCATAGAACTCAAATCTCTAGACGTCCAG GGACAGATCTAGAAGCATCTTTGCTAAGTTTTGAAAAACTTGACCGGGCCTCACCAGACCTTTGGCCAGAACAAT taccaGGTGTTGCTGAATTTGCAGCTTCCTTCAAAAGT CCTATTACTAGCTCTCCACCCAAATGGATGGCTGAAATAGAACGTGATGACATCGACATGTTGAAAG AACTGGGGAGCCTCACCACAGCTAACTTGATGGAGAAG
- the LIN52 gene encoding protein lin-52 homolog isoform X7, protein MGRVRKSFICVTSWLSSISNHRTQISRRPGTDLEASLLSFEKLDRASPDLWPEQLPGVAEFAASFKSPITSSPPKWMAEIERDDIDMLKELGSLTTANLMEKVRGLQNLAYQLGLDEFQNG, encoded by the exons ATGGGGAGAGTAAGGAAATCGTTTATTTGTGTAACATCATGGCTCAGTAGCATCAGTAATCATAGAACTCAAATCTCTAGACGTCCAG GGACAGATCTAGAAGCATCTTTGCTAAGTTTTGAAAAACTTGACCGGGCCTCACCAGACCTTTGGCCAGAACAAT taccaGGTGTTGCTGAATTTGCAGCTTCCTTCAAAAGT CCTATTACTAGCTCTCCACCCAAATGGATGGCTGAAATAGAACGTGATGACATCGACATGTTGAAAG AACTGGGGAGCCTCACCACAGCTAACTTGATGGAGAAGGTACGAGGCCTTCAGAACCTGGCCTATCAGTTGGGGCTGGATGAAT